The region AGCTACAGTCTTGAATATTCCTGATACAACTGGATATTGTCTTCCAGAAGAGTATGGAGCAAAAATTAAATATTTAAAAGAAAACGTAAAAGGAATCGAAAACGTAATCCTTTCATGTCACTGTCATAATGATTTAGGAATGGCTACTGCAAACTCTATTGCCGGAGCTATCAATGGAGCAAGACAAATTGAATGTACTATTAATGGTATTGGCGAAAGAGCGGGAAATACAGCGCTTGAAGAAGTGGTAATGATTTTCAAACAACACCCTTACTTAAATTTAGATACAAACATCAATACAAGAGAATTAAACGAAATGAGTCGTTTAGTTTCTGAAAGTATGGGAATGATTGTACAGCCAAACAAAGCAATCGTAGGAGCTAATGCTTTTGCACACAGTTCCGGGATTCACCAGGATGGTGTTATCAAAAACAGAGCAACTTACGAGATCATGGATCCGCTTGAAGTTGGTGTAAACGAATCCTCAATTATTTTGACTGCAAGAAGCGGAAGAGCTGCTTTGGCTTACAGAGCTAAAAAAGTAGGTTATGAGCTTACAAAAACTCAATTAGACATTGTATATGTTGAGTTTTTGAAATTCGCAGATATCAAAAAAGAAGTAGTAGATGCAGATATTCATCAAATCATCGAAGCTTCTAAAATTGAAGGAGAATTAATTAGAAGCTAATTAAACAAGAATAGGAACAATATTAGGATTTAAATACATAAAGAACGAGACGTTATGAATTTGAAAATTGCAGTTTTGCCGGGAGACGGAATTGGACCTGAGGTTCTTTTACAAGCAAAAAAAGCTTTATACGCTATTGCTGAAGTTTACAATCATGAATTTGTTTTTGAAGATGCGCTCATGGGAGCAGTTGCAATTGATAAAACAGGAAATCCTTTGCCGGAACAAACACTTAATCTGTGTTTAAATACAGATGCAGTTTTGCTTGGAGCAATTGGCGATCCAAAATATGATAACAATCCAAATGCAAAGGTTCGTCCGGAACAGGGATTATTAAAGCTTCGTAAAGAATTGGGTCTGTTTGCTAACATTCGTCCAATTAAACCTTACAAAGCGTTAATTGAAGCTTCTCCTTTAAAAAGAGAAATTATTGAAGGAGCTGATTTTACAATTTTCAGAGAATTAACTGGTGGTGCTTACTTTGGTGAAAAAACACTGAATGAAGCAGGAACACACGCCTCAGATTTATGTGAATATTCAGAAGAAGAAATTACCAGAATTGCACATTTAGCTTTTAAAGCGGCTCAAAAACGACGCAAAAAGCTAACAATGGTTGATAAAGCAAATGTTTTGGAAACTTCAAGATTGTGGAGAAAAGTAGTTCAGAAAGTGAGCGAGAGTTATCCGGATGTTAAACTTGATTTCTTATTTGTTGACAATGCGGCAATGCAGTTAATTTTAAATCCAAAACAATTTGACGTGATTTTGACTGAAAACTTGTTTGGAGATATTTTATCTGATGAAGCAAGTGTAATTACAGGATCTATTGGTTTATTGCCATCAGTGTCTTTAGGAGAAAAGAATGCTTTGTTTGAACCAATTCACGGATCATATCCTCAGGCAAAGGGAAAAAACATTGCCAATCCGATTGCTTCTATTTTAGCAGCAGCCCTTTTGTTAGAGCATTTCGGGTTAACTAAAGAAGCTAATGTGGTTTATAAAGCAGTAGAAAAAGCAATTGAATACAAGGTAGTTACAGTTGATTTAAAACCAGACTCTAAATTCGGTACAAACGAAGTAGGGGAATTTGTTTCGAATTTTATTTTCAGTAAAGATGATTTACTGTATTTTAATAATGATAATGTAAGTATTGGACAATCTACAATTGTTTAATATTTTTTGTTAAAAAGTGAAGATAATCACAAGAAGTATTTGAAATGTTGAGATTATATTTTTTTAGTTCCAAAGGTTTGTCTACCTTTGTGACACTAAAAAAGTAAATGATGCAAATCTCAATTATTATTATTTCTGTCGTTGTTGTCAATGTGATTCACACATCTGCATCGGGAATGTTATAAATATAATTGAAAAACTATATTACAAACCTTCCAAAT is a window of Flavobacterium crocinum DNA encoding:
- a CDS encoding 2-isopropylmalate synthase gives rise to the protein MNREKVQIFDTTLRDGEQVPGCKLDTKQKLVIAERLDKMGVDIIEAGFPVSSPGDFLSVSEICKIVENATVCGLTRAVKNDIDVAAAALKHAKKPRIHTGIGTSESHILHKLQTTPEDIIARAKYAVAHAKSYVEDVEFYAEDAGRTDNAFLAKVCEEVIKSGATVLNIPDTTGYCLPEEYGAKIKYLKENVKGIENVILSCHCHNDLGMATANSIAGAINGARQIECTINGIGERAGNTALEEVVMIFKQHPYLNLDTNINTRELNEMSRLVSESMGMIVQPNKAIVGANAFAHSSGIHQDGVIKNRATYEIMDPLEVGVNESSIILTARSGRAALAYRAKKVGYELTKTQLDIVYVEFLKFADIKKEVVDADIHQIIEASKIEGELIRS
- the leuB gene encoding 3-isopropylmalate dehydrogenase — its product is MNLKIAVLPGDGIGPEVLLQAKKALYAIAEVYNHEFVFEDALMGAVAIDKTGNPLPEQTLNLCLNTDAVLLGAIGDPKYDNNPNAKVRPEQGLLKLRKELGLFANIRPIKPYKALIEASPLKREIIEGADFTIFRELTGGAYFGEKTLNEAGTHASDLCEYSEEEITRIAHLAFKAAQKRRKKLTMVDKANVLETSRLWRKVVQKVSESYPDVKLDFLFVDNAAMQLILNPKQFDVILTENLFGDILSDEASVITGSIGLLPSVSLGEKNALFEPIHGSYPQAKGKNIANPIASILAAALLLEHFGLTKEANVVYKAVEKAIEYKVVTVDLKPDSKFGTNEVGEFVSNFIFSKDDLLYFNNDNVSIGQSTIV